GTTCCTGTTATTTTTGCTAGAAAGAGAAAGTCACTGACGCTTATAGACAACTTATACACAGCAACTGTTTATTCCTTCACTAAAAAGGAATCGAATGACATTACCGTATCCAAACAGTATATTCAACCAGGAGATCATGTATTAATTATCGATGACTTTTTAGCAAATGGACAAGCAGCACTTGGACTAGCTGAAATTATTGAGCAGGCAAAAGCAACAGTAAGTGGAATTGGCATACTAATTGAAAAGTCTTTTCAACCAGGTGCAACTACATTACTTTCTAAAGGCTACCATGTCGAGTCTTTAGCAAGAATAGCATCATTAACTGATAGTAAAGTCACCTTTAAACAAGATTAGCACTATCTGTATTTATAAAAGAAACCACGCAGCTTGCTTGCCACGTGGTTTCTTTAAAATGTAAATCAGTTAACTTTTCTTCTTCTTTGAAAGATAAACAATAAACCACCGATAAGGAGAACAACTACTCCTATTCCAACCAAATTAAAAATATTTGTCGCCGTGCTAGGTAGATTACTACCACTTGTGGCTGTTTCTCCTTTTGTTGAGGCAGTTACAGCTTCACCTGCACCTGTTTTTCCTCCTTTATTCCCAGACGTTTCTGTACCTGTTTTCACTTCATCGTTATCTTCAGCCGTTTCCGAGTCAGTCTCTTCCTCTTTTGTTAGAGCATTAATCGTAACGATTCGCTTAGCAATCGTTTCATTTCCAGAGGCATCTTTAACTGTATAGATTAGAGTATAGGCACCGACCTTATCTACATCAAGATCGCCTGAAACACTTACCTTATCAGTTAAGTCGCCATCTGCACGATCACTCGCCACGTAACCTGGTTCCTTATAAGTAGTTCCTTTATCCATCTCAACTGGATTACTTCCTTTTAATTTAATAACTGGTGCTATTGTATCTACTACTTTGACGGTACGTATTGCCGTGGTTTCATTTCCAGATGAATCTGTTACAGTATAATTTACGGTATATTCTCCAACAGCAAAACCAACTTTACCAGAAACAATAACATTATCTGTAATGTTCCCTTCATAGTTATCTGTAGCTGTAAATCCTTGCTCCAAATAAGCTAAGCCAGCTTCTAAAATATAAGGATCAACGCCCGCCAATTCAATAGTAGGCGCATGTGTATCAATAATATGGACAGTCCTTGTAATCGTTGCTTCATTTCCAGATTCGTCTATCACCTTATACGTCAACGTATATTCGCCAAGTACGTCCGTATCTACTGAACCTGTAACTGTTACGATATCTGTTACATCTCCATCGTAATTATCCGTAGCGCTAATACCTGCATCTTCATATACCGCACCTACTTCCAATGTAACAGAAGCATCCCCTTTTAATTCAATTATCGGGGCTGTATGATCAACCACTAAAACAGTTCTCGTTACCGCAAATACATTATCATTTTCATCTGCGACTGTATAAACTAAGGTATATTCTCCAACTGTTTCCGTATCAATTTCTCCAGTTACAACAACTTGTTCCGTAATATCACCGTCCAAGTTATCTTCCGCAACATAGCCTAATTCTTGATAACTCGTTCCCACCTGTAGTTCAATAACAGTATCACCAGACAGTTCAATATAGGGAACCTCTTCATCAACAACATGGACTTTACGAACAGCAATTGTTTCATTCCCTGCCGTATCCGTTACGAGATATGTTAGGATATATTCTCCTAAAACTGTATTGTCAACCTCTCCAGTAATTTCAACACTATCCGTTATATCTCCATCACTTTCATCTATAGCCATGTATCCTGGCTCCGTATATGCAGCTCCAGCTTGTAATACTAATGGATTATCACCTTCTAAAGTGATTTCCGGTATTGTATTATCAAGTGTGAATTCTTGTGAATGCCAATCTAGTACATTTCCTACCGCATCCGTTGCCCTAACATGCAAATACCAGCTACCATTTTGATCTGATAGTTTGAGCGTATCACCGTTATCAAAGTGAGTCCAACCGTCAGTCGGCAAATCTTCAGATTCAGACCAGACGTATTGCAGAGAGTCAGATTCTGCTTCTTGAATATTGACCTTAACACTTGCTTCTTTACTACTATCTTGATTACCATCTTGATCTACTTCAATTGTTGGTTTTTCATTATCCACTGTAAAAGTTCCTTCATCCGTTACAGTATTCGTACCGTCATTAGCTGTCATTTTGAGTGTGTAGATACCAGATGATATTCCTTCTGGCAACTTCAAACTGACATCTAAAGAAGTTTCCTCATTTTCAGCAACAAAAGATTGATCATCTGTCGCCACAACTTCTCCATTTGGATCAATCACCTCAGTTTCAACCGTTACTTCCTCACTGAGATTAGGATCATATGCAGCCACTTTCAGCTCAAGTAAATGATGACTTTCTTTGCTAGAGTATACTTCACTCAATCCTTCAAATGATAAAGTAGGTTTTCTTGTCTCATAATTTAATAACAACTGTGCCACCGACAAGTCCTGTGCCTGATCAGTTATCGCTACCGTCAAACCATAAGGCAACACATTTCGTCCAGCATATATTTGACCTGGATTCGTATAATCAAACGCATCATTAAACACGGAGACTGCGGCTTGGGATTCCATCTCTAAACTTGTCCCATTAATATCAAGATAATCCAGAAACAGTTTATCTGTTTCATTTAGCGAAAATGCCGCATCTTGTATTTGGTATCGCGTAACAGCTGTCTCACCATTTGACCATACTGCTGTTTCCTGATGTGCATCTACAACACCTAAGAACCCATCACCAGGATGATCACCTACCCAATTATTATCATATTTATTATCGACATACCACACAACCATTCCTGGATCTAAAGTCATTACTGAATTACCACGCGTGATCCGCTCTAGAGCTGTATCCGCTGCTGCGTAATTCCTCCACTCAATCAGATAATAATGGTCTGACTTCTTATTACCGTCTGATTTAGTGAATCCTTCCATAGTAAAGATGGTATCCTCAGATTCCGCATCATCAGTTAGAAGCACTGTATCATTTGCGATAACTTCTAAATCATCCACATATAAACCCGGTAGTGAAGCAGCAACATCTGTCCAATAATTAATACGTAATTGAATTTCCTTTCCGACATAGCTATCTAGATTGAAAACAGCTTCAATCCAACCTTTTGAATCACCTGTAATCCCATGACCAGGGTTTTGTCCATAGGGGTCAGAATCCGTTGTAATGTTTCCTGGAATTGCAACCCAACCAGATCCGTCATTTACCTGAACAGATCCATAATCCCAATCTAGTTCAATATCATAGAAAGCATTAAATTTAAAAGAAGCGTTTGACACATCTTTCAGATTTATAGTTGTCACTAAACTATTGTTAAGATCATTTCCATTTCCACTAAAGTATTGATATTCACCACTTGTTGGTGTATTAATCGTTGTTAATTTATCTGGCAAGGTCACTTTCACGGCATCAGCGTTTGTCCCTTTTACACTTGCTTGATCTATGTTAAGCGAAATATCTCCAGCCTTTATATCGTCTAAGCTATATTCAGCGTCCTTAAACCAATTCGATTCCGGCATCCTATTTTGCAAAAACTCTTTATCATAAGGACTAAAGCCAGTTGGTTCTGTCCCATTAATTAAACCAGCCCAGCTACCTGCAGCCATAATAGTCCAATAGTCAGTAGGCGCACCAACACCACCCGCCGTACTATTTGTATCATAGGAATCAGGTAATCCCAAATCATGACCGAACTCATGTGCAAAAACACCTACCGCACCATCTTCAGGCTGTACTGTATAGTCGTAAGCAGCTATACCACCCCAATATGGAACATCGGTTTCGTCCTCTGTACCTGGGACAACTGTCGGGGCATCTAAATTCCAACTATGGGACCAAATTGCATCCCCATTTAAACTTCCTCCACCAGCTTCTTCACCAGTCCCTGCATGAACAATCATTAGGTGATCAATGATACCATCTGGCTCACGATAATCTCCGTCACCATCTAAATCGTATAAATCCTCTTTGTCAAAATCAGCTAGATTAATAGATGGATCAGCAGCAGCTTGCGCTAATGCCTCTTTTACTAATTCACGCGGCCTAATGTCATTACCATCTGGAGCAGGCTCATTTGCTCCATAATAAGCGGCCGGATGTTCTGCTGTATACCAACCTGCTACTTGGCCATCAATCGTATAGCTACCACCAGATTGTTGCTCATAAAAAGCCTTCATCGAGATAAAGTCTTCTCCATTTCCTCCCTTATACGTTTCATCTGCAAATACCATATTTTCATAGTGTTCCTTTGTGTAATTATCATATAGTAACACTGGATTATCCGCTTCTGTAATATTACTATTTTGATAATCAGCAAAATCAATTAATAAAACAAGAACTTCATCCGTTTGTACTGCCCCGTCCCAACTTTCTTCTACAATTGATTCAATGCCATTCGATTTTGCTTTAACACCGCTCTCTTCTGACTGTTTCGCAACACCAGCAGGTACTTGTTTTAGATCTGCCTGTTCTAATAACTCATTCCTGAGCTTTTTTTGGTCATGTCGGTCAACAGCTAATTCTTCTGCATTTTCAGACCGCTTTAGTAAATATTCATTCAATTGCTCTTCTTGTTTTTCCTTAGATAAACTACCATCAATAATCCCTTGTTCTATCAAAGCTAACAGGATTTTATCTTGATTAACTATACCTATATCAAAAGGGCCACTGGCATGCTGTTTCATAAATGGATAAATATATTCTTCTTCCGTAGTTTCTTTTGCTGCATTCACCTCAATTAGAGACATATTACTAACTAAACCACATATAATACTTAAAACTACCAAACTATATAAAGCTTTTTTTGCAATTAACAAAGTATGACCTCCCCATTTTTATGTAATAGGATTTCATTTCCCTCCTTCGACCTATTCTCTATACAACCCTATTTATTGGAAAAATTTAAATAATAGATTTATTTATAGCATAGAAATAGCGAACAATATATCCTTTCAAGTAAAGTTCATAAAAGTCTACAAAGGTTCTAATAATTCTCTTTTAGGCTTGGAAATACGACTTTTATTTTAGACAAGTTATCACAATAAATTATTCTTTTTTTACACTCTTTCTTTTGTTCTAGCTCTTTTCATAAACAATATTTCTTTTCGGCATTTGAACTTAATGACTTTATTTTAAATAAGAAGGGATTTGTAGATAGAATAGTGAATTTAAATATGTGAGAAAAGAGGGAATTAGATATGACTAAAATTTATGCAATATTAATCATTCTACTTATTTTGATAGGGGGGTATAAAAATATGGACATCAAGTTGTCTACAACACCTTCAAAAGACATCCAAATAGAAGAAACAAATGTAATAGATAATATGGTTCCAATAATTTTATATGATGAGCCTAATAAGACAGTTACCTTTACCATTACAAATGAGTCCACTAATATGTTTACATTTCATTTTGCATCAACCCGACATTTTAGTTATCAAATCAAAAATAAAGATGGACAAGTAGTACAAGAATCACCGAAAGATAACCAATCGCCAAAATTACCAAGCACCTTTCCGGTCAAACCAGGGGGCCATATTAGTTATGAGGTAAGTATAGATATGTTACCAAAGGGGGATTACACCATTCAATTTGTTTTATTAGCTAAAGAAATTCAACCTAAATTAATGCTAGAATTTCACGTAAATTGAAACGCGCTCTTTATTAGATATCTTTGTGTAGCTTTTGTAAAATCTATTTTTATTAACAATACCATCGTCGTTTAGTTTTATCGGCAATGAATAATAATTTTCTAATCTTTAAAAAGAAGATTAGAAGAAGCCTCATAGTTTGTAGAGCTTTATAGATAACATGTTATGTACTCTTTAATTAAGCAAGTCTTTTCTGTTCACTGAATGTGGTGGGTATTCTAACCAACCATTATTTATCATTAATTCAGCACCGTCTTCACCGTACAAGCCTATCTTTGTCATTTGTTTAACGTATTTAGCAGCTAAATCTCTTCTAAAACTTAATGCAACAGAACCACCAATATTCGCCAATGAAATGGAAGTTAAAGCATTACATTGGAATAGCATTAGCTTGTCCGAAAAAGGAGGTATTGTTGAATCGCTTACTTCTGCATCCCATGTCATAGGCGACGGTAAATTACTCTCATCCATTAGAACCTTTAGT
The nucleotide sequence above comes from Paraliobacillus zengyii. Encoded proteins:
- a CDS encoding xanthine phosphoribosyltransferase codes for the protein MKLLEDKIKAEGIVLSDHVLKVDSFINHQMDPILMKEIGIEFAKLFGDKQITKILTIESSGIAPAIMAGLELNVPVIFARKRKSLTLIDNLYTATVYSFTKKESNDITVSKQYIQPGDHVLIIDDFLANGQAALGLAEIIEQAKATVSGIGILIEKSFQPGATTLLSKGYHVESLARIASLTDSKVTFKQD
- a CDS encoding immune inhibitor A domain-containing protein, whose amino-acid sequence is MLIAKKALYSLVVLSIICGLVSNMSLIEVNAAKETTEEEYIYPFMKQHASGPFDIGIVNQDKILLALIEQGIIDGSLSKEKQEEQLNEYLLKRSENAEELAVDRHDQKKLRNELLEQADLKQVPAGVAKQSEESGVKAKSNGIESIVEESWDGAVQTDEVLVLLIDFADYQNSNITEADNPVLLYDNYTKEHYENMVFADETYKGGNGEDFISMKAFYEQQSGGSYTIDGQVAGWYTAEHPAAYYGANEPAPDGNDIRPRELVKEALAQAAADPSINLADFDKEDLYDLDGDGDYREPDGIIDHLMIVHAGTGEEAGGGSLNGDAIWSHSWNLDAPTVVPGTEDETDVPYWGGIAAYDYTVQPEDGAVGVFAHEFGHDLGLPDSYDTNSTAGGVGAPTDYWTIMAAGSWAGLINGTEPTGFSPYDKEFLQNRMPESNWFKDAEYSLDDIKAGDISLNIDQASVKGTNADAVKVTLPDKLTTINTPTSGEYQYFSGNGNDLNNSLVTTINLKDVSNASFKFNAFYDIELDWDYGSVQVNDGSGWVAIPGNITTDSDPYGQNPGHGITGDSKGWIEAVFNLDSYVGKEIQLRINYWTDVAASLPGLYVDDLEVIANDTVLLTDDAESEDTIFTMEGFTKSDGNKKSDHYYLIEWRNYAAADTALERITRGNSVMTLDPGMVVWYVDNKYDNNWVGDHPGDGFLGVVDAHQETAVWSNGETAVTRYQIQDAAFSLNETDKLFLDYLDINGTSLEMESQAAVSVFNDAFDYTNPGQIYAGRNVLPYGLTVAITDQAQDLSVAQLLLNYETRKPTLSFEGLSEVYSSKESHHLLELKVAAYDPNLSEEVTVETEVIDPNGEVVATDDQSFVAENEETSLDVSLKLPEGISSGIYTLKMTANDGTNTVTDEGTFTVDNEKPTIEVDQDGNQDSSKEASVKVNIQEAESDSLQYVWSESEDLPTDGWTHFDNGDTLKLSDQNGSWYLHVRATDAVGNVLDWHSQEFTLDNTIPEITLEGDNPLVLQAGAAYTEPGYMAIDESDGDITDSVEITGEVDNTVLGEYILTYLVTDTAGNETIAVRKVHVVDEEVPYIELSGDTVIELQVGTSYQELGYVAEDNLDGDITEQVVVTGEIDTETVGEYTLVYTVADENDNVFAVTRTVLVVDHTAPIIELKGDASVTLEVGAVYEDAGISATDNYDGDVTDIVTVTGSVDTDVLGEYTLTYKVIDESGNEATITRTVHIIDTHAPTIELAGVDPYILEAGLAYLEQGFTATDNYEGNITDNVIVSGKVGFAVGEYTVNYTVTDSSGNETTAIRTVKVVDTIAPVIKLKGSNPVEMDKGTTYKEPGYVASDRADGDLTDKVSVSGDLDVDKVGAYTLIYTVKDASGNETIAKRIVTINALTKEEETDSETAEDNDEVKTGTETSGNKGGKTGAGEAVTASTKGETATSGSNLPSTATNIFNLVGIGVVVLLIGGLLFIFQRRRKVN
- a CDS encoding BsuPI-related putative proteinase inhibitor; translation: MDIKLSTTPSKDIQIEETNVIDNMVPIILYDEPNKTVTFTITNESTNMFTFHFASTRHFSYQIKNKDGQVVQESPKDNQSPKLPSTFPVKPGGHISYEVSIDMLPKGDYTIQFVLLAKEIQPKLMLEFHVN